AGCTAACACCAGCTTACGCTTATGACAAAGTGTTTGTCGCGAGCCGTCAGGGCGAAGTGACAGCGCTAAATCCGGAAACCGGTGATCAACTGTGGAGCACCGACCTAGAGCAAGATGTACCAGCTCGCCTAGCGGGTGGTATTGCGGCCGCTTATGACAAACTGTTCATCGGTAGTGAAAATGGTGAAGTGATTGCACTGAACCAAGAAACTGGTGAGTTACTGTGGCGCGCAAAGGTTCAGGGTGAAGTGTTATCTGTCCCTGCGACAGATGAAAACCTAGTGATGGCTCATACTAGCGAAGGCGTTCTTGTTGCTCTTGATCAGCAAAGCGGTGAGCAAAAGTGGGCAATCAGCACTGAAGTACCAACCTTGACACTACGTGGAACCAGCGCACCAATGGCTGTTTCTGGCGGTGTATTCTGGGGTACTGCGAATGGTCGTTTAGCTGCGGCTATTGTTCAGCGTGGTCAGCTAATTTGGCAACAACCAATCGGGACGCCAAAGGGCGCAACAGAGATTGACCGGATTGTCGATGTTGATGCATCGCCAATGCTAATGGGCAGCACGCTGTTTGTTATTGGTTACAATGGTCAATTAACGGCAATCGACTTGCGTTCAGGTCAACCGGGCTGGAAGCGTACTTATTCGTCTGCGACTGACTTAGCCAATGACGGTAGCCGAGTATTCCTTGTGACAGACAAAGATCACTTGGTAGCCGTTGACGCACGCAGTGGTACAGAGCTTTGGAACAACAAACAGCTTGAGCACCGCCTGTTAACTGCACCGAAAGTACTGGGTGACTATGTCGTGGTTGGTGATAGTGAAGGTTATTTATACTGGATCGATCGCAGCTCTGGTGAGTTTGTTTCGATGCAAGAAGAAGGCAGTGGCGGTTTCGCTGTAGGGCCTATTCTGCTTGATGATGGCATTGTTATTACTACGCGCAATGGCAATGTAAAGAAACTGACGCTCAGCGAATAATTTCGTGATATAATTCACATTCGGCTCCTGGCTGGTGACAGTTAGGAGTCGTTTTGTTTATATAAAACAAAGATTTAAGTTTATTTGGTGTGGCTATAGGTAACAATTTGGCAAGAGGAAAACTTGTCAGTCGTTACCTATAACTACATAAGAAAAGAATATTGTAGAGGTTGTTATGGTTCCTGTTGTTGCTCTAGTAGGGCGTCCGAACGTAGGTAAATCTACGTTGTTTAACCGCTTAACTCGTACACGTGATGCGCTAGTGGCGGACTTCCCTGGCTTAACTCGTGACCGTAAATATGGCCAAGCTAAGCTTGGTGAACATGAATTTATCGTCATCGATACTGGCGGTATCGATGGTACGGAAGAAGGTGTTGAGACCAAAATGGCACAGCAATCGCTCGCGGCGATTGATGAAGCTGATGTGGTACTTTTCATGGTGGATGGTCGTGCTGGTTTAACGTCAGCAGATGAAGCCATTGCTCAACATCTACGTAAGCTAGAAAAACCAGCAATGCTGGTGGTTAACAAGATTGATGGTATCGATGCAGATGCTGCGAGTGCAGAGTTCTGGCAACTTGGTATGGAAGAGATGTACCAGATTGCAGCGGCTCATGGTCGTGGTGTTGCTGCATTGATCGATCTAGCGCTAAACCCATTTGCAGAAAAATTCGTTGAAGAGACTCAAGGTGAGATCACTGACCTAACTGACTTTGAAGACGAAGAACAAGAGCAAATTGATTTTAGCGAAGAAGAAGCGGAAGCTGAGTTCAAGCGTTTGCAAGATCAGCCAATTAAATTGGCGATTATCGGTCGTCCTAACGTAGGTAAATCAACCCTAACTAACCGTATTCTTGGTGAAGAGCGTGTGGTTGTTTACGATATGCCAGGAACGACTCGCGACTCTATCTACATTCCAATGGAGCGTGATGGTCGTGAGTATGTATTGATTGATACTGCAGGTGTTCGTCGTCGTACACGTATCAACGAAATGGTTGAGAAATTCTCAGTAGTTAAAACGTTGAAAGCGGTAGAAGATGCCAACGTGGTACTTTTGATCATCGAT
This is a stretch of genomic DNA from Vibrio panuliri. It encodes these proteins:
- the bamB gene encoding outer membrane protein assembly factor BamB; the encoded protein is MKKLLNKALTTVAVLSVLAGCASEEDTIVMAPVPQVDNEFTASSVWSRSVGDGVEHYFSKLTPAYAYDKVFVASRQGEVTALNPETGDQLWSTDLEQDVPARLAGGIAAAYDKLFIGSENGEVIALNQETGELLWRAKVQGEVLSVPATDENLVMAHTSEGVLVALDQQSGEQKWAISTEVPTLTLRGTSAPMAVSGGVFWGTANGRLAAAIVQRGQLIWQQPIGTPKGATEIDRIVDVDASPMLMGSTLFVIGYNGQLTAIDLRSGQPGWKRTYSSATDLANDGSRVFLVTDKDHLVAVDARSGTELWNNKQLEHRLLTAPKVLGDYVVVGDSEGYLYWIDRSSGEFVSMQEEGSGGFAVGPILLDDGIVITTRNGNVKKLTLSE
- the der gene encoding ribosome biogenesis GTPase Der; the encoded protein is MVPVVALVGRPNVGKSTLFNRLTRTRDALVADFPGLTRDRKYGQAKLGEHEFIVIDTGGIDGTEEGVETKMAQQSLAAIDEADVVLFMVDGRAGLTSADEAIAQHLRKLEKPAMLVVNKIDGIDADAASAEFWQLGMEEMYQIAAAHGRGVAALIDLALNPFAEKFVEETQGEITDLTDFEDEEQEQIDFSEEEAEAEFKRLQDQPIKLAIIGRPNVGKSTLTNRILGEERVVVYDMPGTTRDSIYIPMERDGREYVLIDTAGVRRRTRINEMVEKFSVVKTLKAVEDANVVLLIIDARENISDQDLSLLGFALNAGRSIVLAVNKWDGLDNDVKESVKKELDRRLGFVDFARIHFISALHGTGVGHLFESVQEAYKSATTRVGTSVLTRIMKMATDDHQPPMVRGRRVKLKYAHAGGYNPPIIVIHGNQVRELPDSYKRFLMNYYRKSLEIMGTPIRIQFQNSENPFEGRTTKMTLSQERNRKRLMSMVKNRKK